The sequence GACCCCATACCACCGGGGACGTAGCTCGCGTGCGGCGCGGACGGCTTCCTCTCGGACTCGTCTTGATGAGTTGGTTTTCGAGCGATTCCTGCATGGTATCTCCTGATGACGGCAAATGTGCGCGGCCCATGGTAGCACCGTTGCGCTGAGCCTGCAACAACGCAGAGCCTATGAATGGGTCTTGTCTGGCGATGTGAAGGGACACCCCAAGTAAGGAGATTGGAAACCTTGACGTCCGCAGGGGGCTGCCTATACTCACTCGTTTGTGATGAGTCCGTTCCACGGGTTCGCAAGGAGATGCTGGTCATGTATATTGTAATCGTTGGTTGTGGGCGCCTTGGCGCTCAGCTTGCCACGAAGCTCTCGGAAGAAGGCCATGACGTGGCTGTGGTAGACCGCAATCCGGGCAATTTCGGTCGGCTCAGCGATGAGTTCAATGGAGCTACTGTCACCGGAGTTGGATTCGACATCGAGGTGCTCAAGTCCGCAGGGATTGAGCATGCCGATGGCTTCGCTGCCGTAAGTGATGGGGACAACATGAACATCATGGCCGCACAGGTCGCCAAGACTATTTTCAAGGTGCCCATGGTGATCGCCCGCGTGTTCGACCCTGTCAAAGGGGAGACCTACCGGGCTCTCGGCCTCGAGACAGTCTGTCCAACGACTTCAGCTGCGAACATCATCTACAGCAAGTTCATGATCCGCAGCGAGGACAGTCACTTCATTCTGCCCGGCGGCGGTATCGAGCTGGTCGAAGTCACCTTCCACACGAGAATTCCGGCGAAGACGATAGCCGAAATCGAGGCTCTGGACGACTTCAAGGTCATCTCGCTGACGCGCGATGGAACCACGACGTTCCCCAAAGCAACCGATGTTGTCGCCGAAAGTGATCACCTGCTGGTGGCGCTGCACGTATCGGACCTTCCAAAGGTCAGCGCGATCTTCCATCTGAATGAGAGGTAGAACCATGTATATCATTATTGCAGGTGGAGGAAAGGTTGGGTCCTATCTTGCTCATTTGCTCGTCGGCAAAGGGCATGACGTTGCCGTTATCGAGCAAAATGCGGAGGCTTGTGAGGCGTTGTCGGATTGGGGAAAGGCGCTGGTCATCAACGGCGATTGCTGTGACATGGGCGCTCTCATCGACGCCGGCATCGAGAAGACCGACCGGTTTGCGGCAGTAACGGGAGACGACGCCGACAACCTGGTGGCGTGTCAGCTCGCCAAAGTTCGCTTCAAGGTTCCACTGACGACTGCTCGCATCAATGATCCTCGCAACGAGGACATCTTTCACAAGTTCGGCGTGGATTTTGCTCTGAACTCGACGAACATCCTTGCGACAGTCATCGAAGAAGGCATCATTGTGAATGACATGATCCCTCTCGTGTCGCTGGGCAAGGGCAGAGCGACTCTTGTCGAGCTGAAGATTACCAGTGAGTCTCCCGTGATTGGGAAGACCATCAGGCAACTGACATGGCCTGCCGGGTGCGTCGTGGCTGCCATCATGCATGAGGGCGACGTGATCTTCCCGCGCGGGGCTACGGTTCTGAGTGCAGGCGACATCGTCATCGGCCTGGTGGCTCCTGAGGCGGAAGAGCAGTTCAGACGCGTATTCGTCAAGGCGTGACCGTCATGAGGGAAAGGACTCGCACGAGGCGTTCGACTTCTCTCCGTCGTGACCTCCTGGGGATGCTCACCGAGGTAGCGTTTACAGGCGCCCTCATCGGGGTCGGGCTTCTCATCTCCTGGTTGTTCTTCGTGGGGCGCTAAATTATGGTTCGCAGGGTCTGGAGGGAGGACTTTCGCATCATAGGGTACTATACCGGCCTCGTTACCATTGGCGTCGGTCTGCTGATGCTCGTTCCGATGATGACCAGTCTCGTTTTTCGTGAATGGGCCTCCGCTCTGGATTTTGCCATTTCCGTTGCACTCACACTGCTTGTTGGGTACGTCCTGGCGCTCGCTTCTCGTACCAGGAGCACGCCGGGGCTCACCCATGCGATGGTCATCGCCGCGGGATCATGGCTGGTCGCCATGGTGCTCTCTGGTGTTCCCTACATGCTGAGCGGGCACATGAAGTCGTTCCTCGATGCCTGCTTCGACACGATGAGTGGGTTCACGACGACCGGCATGTTTCTCCTGCAGGACCTGGATCACATTGCCGAGGGACTGAACATGTGGCGTCATCTCCTGACGTACGTCGGCGGTCAGGGGATCGTCGTGCTGGCGCTGACGTTCCTGATCGGTTCCACGG comes from Coprothermobacter sp. and encodes:
- a CDS encoding potassium transporter TrkA codes for the protein MGLVWRCEGTPQVRRLETLTSAGGCLYSLVCDESVPRVRKEMLVMYIVIVGCGRLGAQLATKLSEEGHDVAVVDRNPGNFGRLSDEFNGATVTGVGFDIEVLKSAGIEHADGFAAVSDGDNMNIMAAQVAKTIFKVPMVIARVFDPVKGETYRALGLETVCPTTSAANIIYSKFMIRSEDSHFILPGGGIELVEVTFHTRIPAKTIAEIEALDDFKVISLTRDGTTTFPKATDVVAESDHLLVALHVSDLPKVSAIFHLNER